Proteins encoded in a region of the Oncorhynchus gorbuscha isolate QuinsamMale2020 ecotype Even-year linkage group LG16, OgorEven_v1.0, whole genome shotgun sequence genome:
- the LOC124000786 gene encoding lysophospholipase D GDPD3-like has protein sequence MASSLYFILPALGGYTLTSLYLLKNPQILHKKKRAAFHCTHISHRGGSGERIESTMEAFTHAVEQGTGMLELDCHLTRDGHVVVSHDENLLRQTGHDVTISSLNLEELPLQKDRLEVTFYAGHYSTGTDRKFTLLEEVFRKFPKMPVNIEIKEDNSLLMEKVSNIVKQYDREDLTVWATVDSTIMKKCRRTNSTMPYSFSMRRGLQLLLLYYSGLLPFVPLGESFLQFYLPRIINRTYIPEERLLKNRMVIYLIEKLTMKKSLFKHLANRGIQVHLFVCNEDPDIEAAFEAGATGVMTDYPTLLTDYLHRHRSHD, from the exons ATGGCCAGTTCCCTGTACTTTATCCTTCCGGCCCTAGGGGGCTACACCCTGACGTCGCTCTACCTGTTGAAGAACCCTCAGATCCTCCACAAGAAGAAACGGGCTGCCTTCCACTGCACCCACATCTCACACagaggag GAAGTGGCGAGAGGATAGAGAGCACCATGGAGGCCTTCACACA TGCAGTGGAACAGGGTACAGGAATGCTGGAACTGGACTGTCACCTGACCCGGGATGGTCATGTGGTCGTGTCACATGATGAAAACCTCCTGAGGCAGACCGGCCATGATGTCACCATCTCCTCCCTAAacctagag GAGTTACCCCTGCAAAAGGACAGACTGGAGGTCACGTTTTATGCAG GCCACTACAGCACCGGTACAGACAGGAAGTTCACCCTGTTGGAGGAAGTGTTCAGGAAGTTTCCGAAGATGCCAGTCAACATCGAGATCAAAGAGGACAACAGCTTGCTGATGGAGAAA gtgtCCAACATTGTGAAACAGTATGATAGAGAGGACCTCACAGTGTGGGCGACTGTAGACTCTACCATTATGAAAAAGTGCCGCAGAACT aaCTCCACCATGCCCTATAGTTTCAGCATGAGACGAGGGCTACAGCTGCTCCTTCTTTACTACAGCGGCCTGCTGCCCTTTGTACCGCTGGGAGAGAGCTTCTTGCAGTTCTACCTCCCCCGCATTatcaacag GACATATATTCCTGAGGAGCGTCTTCTGAAGAACAGAATGGTTATCTATCTGATAGAGAA ATTAACGATGAAGAAGAGTCTATTCAAACATCTGGCCAACAGAGGAATTCAG GTGCACCTGTTCGTCTGCAATGAGGATCCGGACATCGAGGCGGCGTTTGAAGCAGGAGCCACAGGCGTCATGACAGACTACCCCACCCTCCTGACTGACTACCTACACAGACACAGGAGTCATGACTGA